In one Colletotrichum destructivum chromosome 2, complete sequence genomic region, the following are encoded:
- a CDS encoding Putative FAD-binding domain, FAD/NAD(P)-binding domain superfamily, whose product MEQLNKKVVIVGAGPAGLLLALLLSNEGIPVQVLEADTEIERTPRGAYYGTGAIQDLQKVGILDEIRQRGFTPTVFSWRWYNENYDVISTFDTNVISDVDGVDLRTVCLPQQDLLEIMLRRVQENSSATVNFGHKVVDIGQDEQTAWVDVELDGHESARRITADYVVGCDGARSLVRKKLFGDEFPGHTWDLQVVSNDLYYNVTDKFGWGDANFVIDPVNFFVAAKLTMDGLYRITYGEPADLPAEEVKERCGKRLEEILPGHPKPDRYSVLRVGVYAIHQRCAPSFRVGRILLASDAAHLSNPMGGLGVTTGFADVGGLSQCLGGIWKGLADSSILDLYSEKRRQKWAEVTNVVTTDNLKRVTRRYDEETHPTAEWVAALRLVENNDQIRKEFLMERLGLRYDFTQHYHNAKKQGSQDGNAMQSVVA is encoded by the exons ATGGAACAGCTTAATAAAAAG GTCGTTATAGTAGGTGCCGGCCCAGCTGGTCTACTCCTCGCACTTCTGCTGTCCAACGAGGGGATACCCGTCCAAGTCCTAGAAGCCGATACTGAGATCGAGAGAACCCCCCGAGGTGCGTACTACGGCACAGGCGCGATCCAAGATTTGCAGAAAGTAGGGATACTGGACGAAATCCGTCAACGCGGCTTCACCCCAACCGTCTTTAGCTGGCGGTGGTACAACGAGAACTACGACGTCATCTCGACCTTTGATACCAACGTCATTTCAgacgttgacggcgttgatCTGCGGACCGTGTGCCTGCCGCAGCAGGACCTTTTGGAAATCATGCTGCGCCGCGTACAGGAGAACAGTTCCGCAACAGTCAATTTTGGTCACAAGGTTGTCGACATCGGACAGGATGAGCAGACGGCGTGGGTAGACGTTGAGCTGGACGGTCACGAATCCGCCAGGAGGATCACGGCGGATTACGTCGTCGGCTGCGACGGCGCCCGTAGCCTCGTGAGAAAGAAACTGTTCGGAGACGAGTTTCCAGGCCACACTTGGGACCTGCAGGTCGTGTCGAACGAT CTGTACTACAATGTCACGGACAAGTTTGGTTGGGGGGACGCCAACTTTGTGATTGACCCAGTCAACTTCTTC GTTGCTGCAAAGCTAACCATGGATGGCCTCTATCGTATTACATACGGAGAACCTGCGGACTTGCCCGCGGAGGAGGTCAAAGAGCGATGCGGCAAGCGCCTGGAAGAGATCCTCCCAGGACATCCGAAGCCAGACAGGTACAGCGTCCTACGCGTCGGAGTATACGCGATTCACCAACGTTGTGCGCCGTCGTTCCGCGTCGGACGCATCTTGCTGGCTTCTGACGCCGCTCACCTCTCTAACCCCATGGGCGGGCTCGGCGTCACGACGGGCTTCGCTGATGTTGGCGGTTTGAGCCAATGTTTGGGCGGCATCTGGAAAGGGTTGGCCGATTCGTCTATTCTGGACTTGTACAGCGAAAAAAGGCGGCAGAAGTGGGCTGAAGTGACCAACGTAGTCACGACGGACAACCTCAAGAGGGTTACTCGCCGGTACGACGAGGAAACTCACCCGACGGCCGAGTGGGTGGCAGCGCTCAGGCTGGTGGAAAATAATGACCAAATCCGCAAGGAATTCCTGATGGAGCGATTGGGTCTCAGGTATGACTTCACCCAGCACTACCACAACGCGAAGAAGCAGGGAAGCCAGGATGGGAATGCAATGCAGTCGGTTGTGGCGTAA
- a CDS encoding Putative aldo/keto reductase, aldo-keto reductase, NADP-dependent oxidoreductase: MKGWWKDTQLMKHPKLGVSMPAVGLGTWQGEPGTSDEGAMIDSLVHALQNGYRLLDTAQIYGVEPIVGKALRKCGIPRKEITVVTKFWGTWHHDPKEALNRSLQNMGLDYIDVFLMHWPFANTPDWKVVRPNESPTIEETWRMMEDLLGPKCRAIGVSNFTQKTLDIILQSAKVVPAVNQIELHAFHPCLRLVPYCKSKGIHVMAWGTLGGGAKGPINEILTHDTFVDMAKAKGCSPGVISLSWAVQRGVTVIPKTKSKSRMDENISLVSLSEEEMDKINSAHQAIRHCRTADDNPRMEVWIDGKKTVQGWTAEDLGWEDEQGNFLT; the protein is encoded by the exons ATGAAAGGTTGGTGGAAGGATACACAGCTGATGAAACATCCAAAACTAGGCgtgtcgatgccggcggtTGGGTTAGGAACGTGGCAAG GAGAGCCCGGAACGTCAGATGAGGGAGCCATGATAGACTCCCTCGTCCACGCCCTACAAAACGGCTATCGTCTGCTTGACACCGCTCAGATATACGGCGTCGAACCTATAGTTGGCAAAGCCCTGCGAAAATGCGGGATTCCCCGCAAGGAGATTACCGTCGTCACGAAATTTTGGGGTACATGGCATCACGACCCCAAGGAGGCCTTGAACAGATCACTGCAGAACATGGGTTTGGACTACATTGACGTTTTCCTGATGCACTGGCCGTTTGCCAATACGCCGGACTGGAAGGTCGTCCGCCCCAACGAGTCGCCAACGATCGAGGAAACCTGGAGAATGATGGAAGACCTCCTAGGTCCGAAGTGCAGGGCCATCGGTGTCAGCAACTTCACCCAAAAAACGCTGGACATAATTCTGCAAAGCGCCAAAGTGGTACCTGCGGTAAACCAGATTGAACTCCATGCTTTTCATCCATGTCTACGTCTGGTGCCCTACTGTAAGTCCAAAGGGATACATGTCATGGCCTGGGG GACTCTGGGCGGTGGTGCCAAGGGTCCGATCAACGAGATCCTCACACATGACACCTTTGTGGACATGGCGAAGGCGAAAGGTTGCTCTCCCGGGGTAATTTCTCTGTCTTGGGCCGTGCAAAGAGGCGTCACGGTCATTCCGAAGACCAAGTCCAAATCGAGAATGGATGAGAACATTTCCTTGGTGTCCTTGAGCGAAGAGGAGATGGACAAGATCAATTCAGCCCACCAAGCGATTCGACACTGTCGGACTGCAGATGACAACCCTCGCATGGAGGTTTGGATTGACGGGAAGAAAACAGTACAAGGCTGGACGGCAGAAGATCTGGGCTGGGAAGACGAACAAGGCAACTTCTTGACTTAA
- a CDS encoding Putative aromatic prenyltransferase, DMATS-type gives MTPLFEAAGGYSAADQKSQTEFFKAHIAAHLGPVPAEPYEAYNMPYIPSPIETSINLTTRGAPKVRFWTNLGKPLDRSHADRGAPDRDRESLMRITRANDGDTRWMECLMSSLFPLPAQLDELRAATGPVWPYSLFCFDLDGSQRTMRAYFPVVVTCVGRSRTEVCLEAALSLQPCGADLKPCLDLVAAYLRDNRYEAGLHMLGVDCVDPHKARLKVYMDVNSNSWNAVRDAMTLGGRLTDDHTLRGLEILQSIYPLMRDEPEGRDDDWSKPPTNPLVAFPGLQFGIEIVAGRAVPEIKIYALLLQWTDTTEKAEKNMHSMLRKLGHEWGHKERITPTRQAAVGDVIRGLGAVSFSYSQTKGAYASFYFDPPTDYDDRAKAEFRGLGKGGLW, from the exons ATGACACCGCTTTTTGAGGCAGCTGGTGGTTACTCTGCTGCGGATCAGAAATCCCAAACCGAATTCTTTAAGGCGCACATCGCGGCTCATCTCGGCCCCGTACCGGCCGAGCCCTACGAAGCCTACAACATGCCTTACATTCCTTCTCCCATAGAAACCAGCATCAACCTCACGACACGCGGCGCGCCCAAAGTCCGGTTCTGGACGAACCTCGGGAAGCCGCTCGACCGCAGCCACGCCGACCGTGGGGCTCCTGACAGAGACCGGGAGTCTCTGATGCGCATAACCCGGGCCAACGATGGAGACACGAGATGGATGGAGTGCCTTATGTCATCGCTGTTCCCGTTGCCGGCACAACTGGACGAGCTGCGGGCTGCCACGGGCCCAGTATGGCCTTACAGCTTGTTTTGCTTCGACCTAGATGGGTCTCAGCGGACGATGAGGGCGTACTTTCCTGTCGTTGTGACCTGTGTTGGCCGCTCTCGCACCGAAGTTtgtctcgaggccgccctgTCACTGCAACCTTGCGGTGCGGATCTCAAGCCGTGTCTAGATCTTGTGGCTGC ATATCTCCGCGACAATAGATATGAGGCCGGGCTTCAcatgctcggcgtcgactgcGTCGATCCACACAAAGCAAGGCTCAAAGTCTACATGGACGTCAACAGCAACTCCTGGAATGCGGTCCGCGATGCGATGACGCTTGGTGGACGGTTGACCGACGACCACACTCTGAGAGGCCTAGAGATCCTGCAGTCCATCTACCCGCTGATGCGTGACGAGCCGGAAGGGCGAGACGACGACTGGTCGAAGCCGCCAACCAACCCGTTAGTAGCCTTTCCGGGACTGCAGTTCGGTATCGAAATTGTTGCTGGTCGAGCCGTTCCCGAGATCAAGATATATGCCCTGCTTCTCCAGTGGACCGACACGACTGAGAAAGCGGAGAAGAACATGCACAGCATGCTGCGGAAGTTGGGCCATGAATGGGGACACAAGGAGCGGATTACGCCAACGAGGCAGGCAGCAGT AGGTGATGTGATCCGCGGTCTGGGCGCCGTCAGTTTCTCCTACTCTCAGACGAAGGGCGCCTACGCGTCCTTTTACTTTGATCCTCCAACTGACTATGATGATCGTGCAAAAGCCGAGTTTAGGGGACTTGGCAAGGGCGGTCTCTGGTAA